In Heterodontus francisci isolate sHetFra1 chromosome 5, sHetFra1.hap1, whole genome shotgun sequence, one DNA window encodes the following:
- the LOC137370313 gene encoding sporozoite surface protein 2: MHPMHSTHCTECTQPNASNVLNPMDPTYATQCTQRTQPNAPNALNPMHPKPFNPMHPTHSTQCTQPNALNAFNPMLPTYSTHCTQCTQPNAPNALNPMHPTHSTHCTQPTQPNASNSFNPMHPTHSTHCTECTEPNAPNVLNPMHPTNSTQCLQRT; encoded by the coding sequence ATGCACCCAATGCACTCAACCCATTGCACTGAATGCACTCAACCCAATGCCTCCAATGTACTCAACCCAATGGACCCAACGTATGCAACCCAATGCACCCAACGCACTCAACCCAATGCACCCAACGCACTCAACCCAATGCACCCAAAACCATTCAACCCAATGCACCCAACGCATTCAACTCAATGCACTCAACCCAATGCACTGAATGCTTTCAACCCAATGCTTCCAACGTACTCTACCCATTGCACTCAATGCACTCAACCCAATGCACCCAACGCACTCAACCCAATGCATCCAACGCATTCAACCCATTGCACCCAACCCACTCAACCCAATGCATCCAATTCATTCAACCCAATGCACCCAACGCACTCAACCCATTGCACTGAATGCACTGAACCCAATGCACCCAACGTACTAAACCCAATGCACCCAACGAACTCAACCCAATGCCTCCAACGTACTTAA